The DNA segment AAGCTGCCTCAGGGGGTCGCCTTTAACCTGCGGCGCGGCAATGGAAGCCTTCTCTACCGCAGGGGTGAGGGTAGCGCCCTCTTCGGGAACGGGCAACGGCTTTGCGGTGCGCGTCACGGGCTTCATCTCGGGTTTGGCCTCGCGCGGCGCTGGCGGAGCAGGCGGCTGAGGGGCGGGTTCAGGCGCGGCCGGTGTCTCGGGGGCGGCAGCCGGAGTCTCGGCGGCAGCTGCCTCGGCGGGCTCTTCGGCCGGGGCTTCCTCAGCTTTTTCCCCTTCCGCCGCTTTTTCCGGGGCGGCCAGACGAATCATCGGGAGCCCTTCGAGCTTGACCGGAACCGCTTTCACCTGTGCCATGGCCGCTTCGGCGAAATGCACGGGCGCGGGAGTTGCTTCGTAGTAAGGTGTGCTTGTCTCGTCCAATTGCTCGGGCTCGCAAGGCGAGTCCGAGAGATGGGTAAGCGTGATAATCTCCACCTCAGGAGATTGCGTCACGGTCTCTGTCGGAAGAGCGGGCGCTTCTATCAGGACGGGCGCCTCTTCGACAGGTTCTGCCTCGGGCAATTCCAGGATCGAGGCGACAAGGCTCTCGGCCGTGCGAACACACGTGCCGCCGTCTGAAATGCCGGCGGCACACCCCTCGTAGGATTGTGCTTCATTAGGGGCTCTCTGGTCTTCGACGGCTTCGATAGACGCCGCGAATACCGTCAGGAGCACAACTGCGCAGACCGCCACCGACATGATATAGGTTTTTCGAGACATCACCTTACCGCTCCTTCAGCTCCAGGGTGATTTCCGAGTCTTTGTATTTCAGAATCACGCTGTTTTTCGTAATCCGTTCCAGGGAGACTTGACCATCGAGGACGCCCGTTTGCGAGCGCGCGGTGCGGAACATTTCGCCAGGGAAGGTATATCCTTGAGCGATCGGCTCGTTGTTGATGATGGCGATCGGCGCGGTGGCGTGCCACACGATCCCCGACAGCAGCAGATTGCGGCGAATCGCGGAAATAGTCGCTTCATCGGTGGCGCTGGCTGCCGGCCCTCCCTCTGCGGACGCCAGTACCGCAGGGGCAACATAGGGCCCAACCAACGGGGACATCGGGTTCCGAAGCTGTTCCTTCTTGCGGACGGCATCGTAGTCGAAACCGACTTCCTTAATCCCCGCGGCAAGCTCCTTGAGGTTGACTTCGCCTTCGCTCGCGACGGGCGGCTGGGTGGCTGCGCCGCCGGTCTTGGGGGTTGCCTCAGCCGCGGGCGGACCCCCGGCCGGCGTTGAGGCCTGGCCACTCGGACGATTACGCAAATTCGCCTCAAAGTCTTTCTCTGCTTGCGATTTTGTGAACACCCGCGTGTACAGGACGTAGACCAGGATCAGTAAGAAGATCACCAGCAGGACGATTTTTGTGATGTTCTTGTTCACGCCGCGCTCCCCGTGCCGTTCTCCACGAAGGTATAGGTGCTCAGGGTAAATTCGGCTTCAGACACCCCGTCTTCTTGTTTTCCTATTTGCAGGTCGGAGATTTTAAGATACCGTTTGAACCGCTCCAACCGATTGATGAACTCGGCGATATCGTGGAAACTGCCACGCACCGCGATGCGGTAGGGGATGGTCAGCTTGGCGCCTTCCGGCCGGGGAGTCTGGGCGCGCATTTCCACGTCCAACCCCCCGACGTCGTCCGCAATGTCTTCGAATTGCGTGAGCAGCGTGGCAATCTCCCGCTCGGAGGGGAGCCGTTCCTCGAAATCGCTCACCAATTCCCTGATCTCGGCGGTTTTTTCGCGCAGTTTGCCGATGTCAGCGGCGAGCTGCTGCGCCTTTCTCAATTCTTCCTGTGCGTTGGCCAACTCGTTCCTGGTGGTGTCCAAGCGCTGCAGTTCGGGTTGGTACAGGAAGAGATAGAAAACCGCGCACAACATGAACGTCAAGCCCAGAACGACTCCCACAAACGCCCAGTCTTTCGGGGTCACGGTTCCTTTTAGAAAATCGATCATGTTGATTCGCCTCCCTTCCGGATGACGAACTCGAAGGTGAATTCGCGAACCCGATAGCCCTCGTACTCGGTATCCACAACACGCGGGGGCTCAAACTGGAACAAGGATGAGAATTCCTCGTCTTTCTCGGCTGCGCGCGCAAACGAACCGGTATCCAGGCGTCCGTCGGGAGTTTCGATGACATAGCCCTTGACACGGAGCACCGGGACGTCGACGTTGGTCTTGTTCATGCGGGGTTTGTTGGTAGCGGGATCCATCACGACCTTGCCGTCCTGCCCAACGAGGGGAACCAGTTTCTCGACTTTCTTGCTGGTCACCATGATTTCGGTGTACCACAGGTTGTCGGGGGCCAGACGGTTGAGGTTGTATAGCTGACGCGACCAGATGATCCGGTCGCTCGTAATTTCCTCGATGGCTTTGATCTTGCTGGCCAGCTTCGTCTTGTCCGACAGGAGCTGATTATATTCATCGACGACGTTCTTGAGGCCGGCCAATTGTTCTTGAACGCCCCCAGGCCCCTCTAACTGGTTGCGTACGACGAGCACTTGGGCGTGGACCGCGCCGAAAACGACTACCATGCCTGCGATGGCCGCCAGTAGCGCCAGGATGCTGAGGATATGGGGGATGGGGGTCCGTTTGACGGGCCGCAGGTGTTTCGGGAGTAGGTTTATCGTAATCATAGTTCCGCGGCTCCCCGTGCAGCCAGGCCGACCGCAACCACGAATTGGGCAGGCCGTTTGCGCATCTCGGCAACGGCCGCGTCGTTGCGCAGGATAAGCGCGCTCGCGGTTGGGTCAGCGACCTCAACGTTATCGAGGCCCAGTTCTTCGGCAAGGGCCTCCGGCAAGCCGGGCAACTGGGCGACGCCTCCACTCAGAAGCAGCCGTTCGACCGGCTTTTCATAGAGTTGCTGTTCGTAATAATCGAATGAGCGCCGAATCTCCGTTACGAGCCGCGCCAATGGTGAACTGAGCACCTCGCGCAGGTCCTTATCTTTCGGCGCGTCCGTCCGGCCAATTCCTCCGTGCGGGGGCACGGGCGAGGAAGACGGCCTGCCGCCGAAATCGCCGAGTTCCTCTTCAAGCGGGTTGAGATAGGAACTCGCGCCCAAGTCCGGCGCGGGAGCCTGTACACCTTCGCGTTCTGTTGGGGGAGCAGGGGGCGCCAAGAGATTCGCGGCAGCCAGGATCTTCTCGGCTTCGGCATATTCGCAGCGGCGGCTCTTGGCAATCGCCTGGATCAACTCGCGTGCACCCCAACTGACATCGCGGATGAAATTCGATAAGCCATCCTTGATGAAGTGAATGCTTGTCGTGGTAGCGCCCAGATTGAGCAGCGCCACCGATTCGCCCACGCGCAGGAAGTCGCAGCATTCAGCAGCGTCGGCGATCGCCAGCGAATCCACCCCCAAGACAGTGTATTGAACCTCGGCCGCCTTAGCGACTTGAATCCGCGATTCAATCACTTCGTGCTTCGCGGCGACCAGAATGACGCGCAGCGTCGTCTCGTCGTTGTCTGAGATCTTCTCAAGGAGAGACCAGTCCAGGTAGACTTCGGAGAGTTCGTACGGAATGTTCTGCCCGGCTTCGTTCTCGATGGCTTCGGTAAGTTGATTCTCGGGCATGTCGGCCAAATGCGGGTAGCGAATGACCACATTCTGCCCGGGGAGCGAACCCACCAGAAGGCTTTGTGCCAGATTCATGCGCAGGAGCGCATCACGAAGTGCGGCGGCTTGTGCTGCAATCGGATCTACGTTGACTTGGTTGCGATCGACCAAACCGTACCCTACTTGGTCGACACGCAGCCGTCCTCCCGATTTTGTCATCTGGACGGCTTTGACAGAATGGGAACCAATGTCAACGCCGATGGCTTTACTCGGCTTGGAAAACAGCATTGGCGTAGTACCCCACCTTCCAGGCCTCCGTCTGCTCAATGCCGCGGCAAGCTCCCCTGAACCTAGGCATGTAGTGTGCTGAGCACACATCGGCCTGCATTCCGCTTCTTCCTAAACTTAACAATACCAAAAATGCGAAACCTTGTCAACACATAATCCTGGTAGGTTTCTGTTGTGGTCAGGCCCGTCCATCACGGCGCACTCCAACCAAATGTTGTGCTCACACCCTATGCAAATGGCGTGCCGATAAGGATGTTTCGGGGTAGAAACACCCTAAAAACGCCTAATTTCATGAGTTAACTGTTGACTAATATGCCCCAAAAACCTCACAGAACCGGCAAGTTACTGTCCGAGCGCCTGATTTTCGGCAATATGACAATATATGGGGTCCAGCGATACCTTAGGATACCATCTGGACTGTTTGGCCCGGAGAGAGAGGGAGTCGGGGACGAGAACGGAAAAAGCGGGATTCCGAAGAATCCCGCCTTGGTGCTTCCCCGCACTGTGCCGTAGATGGGGCAGAAAAATTGAACCTAACCCACGAAGTGGGTGCCCTCACGGTAGCCTTCCGGCTTCCCCGACGAGGGGGCATGTCGTCAGCTACGCAGATATCGGGCTCCCGATTCAATTTCTAAGGTACAATTTTTGCCCTGTCCCTCGAACACGGCAGGGAAAACCGTGTACGCATCAGTTTACCAGATGGAGCGGGTTGCAGGCAACGCCGCCAGTGATTCTGTGCCGCCGCCAGGACCTGTGGGATTCCGTGACTGTGTTCGCTGCAGGGAAGAGTGCGACAGCTGCCCGAAGCGACTCGGAGCCAGGTCGATTGCATCGATGCCACTTCCCAGATAGGGGGGAAACGCCTCACGACGTTGCGCTGAGGCATCAAACCCGATATTATTCCGTTCTGTGAGAAACACCATATCGTGTCGTGGGGAACAGTCCTTTGCCGGAGGGGCTGCAGGGGGCACGGAAACGTTTGAAACGTCGAAAGAGGCGAACTGCGAGTCCGCAGGGACCCGATCTCGGCGGCGATTTGAGGGAGCCAACACTCCGCGCTCTTGCAGAGCGGGGTGAGCATATCGCGTGAGAGGGTGTCAATGCGAAAGATCTACGTGATGTTGTTTACCGCCTTGGCGTTGGGTTTGGCCTGGGCGATTCGCGGGCACTTTGGGCACGAGTGGGGGGCCTCGTGGGCCGGCGGCGTAGGAGGCCTTGCCCTGCTTGTCGCGATGCGCGACCCGCGCTATATGCGCCGCACCCCTGTATTGGCTGCGCTGTGCGCCATTGGATGGGGCGCCGGGGGAATAATGAGCTACGGGATCGTCATCGGCTATTGCCGGGGCAACGATTTCATCAATGTCATTTACGGTTTTTCAATGCTGGTGGTGATCGGCGGGCTCTATGGGTTCCTGGGCGGGGGACTTTTCGGTCTCGGCCTCGAGTCCACCGAAGAACATAAGCCGAAATGGGGTTCGTTAACGGCGGAGATGGTCGCTGGGGCCTGGATTGCCTGGGGGCTTCTCATTTACCAATTCGAATGGTACATGACGCCGCCGCGCTCAGAACTCTGGGCAGCGTGTTTCGGGGCGTCGTCCGCCCTTGCCTGGTACTTGTACCGTGAAGGGTACGGCCGGGCGTTGCGCGTGGGCGCGTATAGTGCGTTGGGCGGCGGGCTCGGGTTCGCTCTCGGCAATTTCCTGCAGGTGATAGGCTCGTCGTGCGAGATTCCGTACAACTGGTGGAACGTGATGGAGTTCACGCTGGGTTTCTGCGGCGGTCTCGGAATGGCCTATGCCGTCGTGAGCCGCAAGTGGCCGGATCCCGTCGCGCCATCGATTCCCGCCAACCGGCTTGCGTTGCTTTTTCTCTTCATCGCCATACCCTTTGTCAACCACATCAAGGCGGTGCGCGTCGATACGCTGTCAAGTCTGGGCAAGTCTCTCGAGGTCGCGGATGTATCGCGGTTTGTAATCACCCAGCAGGTGCTTGCGTGGGTGCTGGCAGGTCTGCTGGCGGCCGGCGAACTGCTTTCATGGCGCCGGTACGGGGAACGAAAAAAGACGTTAACCGCCGCCGTAGTTCCGGGGATGTTCCTCGGTTATCTGGGTTTGTATACCATCTTCTCGTACATCACCGGGGGGTTGTTCTACAGGCACATTGATTTCGGCGTTTCGCACACCATGTACGTGCCCATTTTGGCGGTGCTTGTGGCGATGTGGTTTGCCGTTGGGCAAAAAGAGCGGCACGACACGGTAATGGAGCGTCCGGAAAGTGGGATACGCTGGCTCGTCATCGCTGCATGCGTAGCCTTGGTTCTCGTGGGCATTACGTTCGCTTCCATCAATATGCACGCGAAGCCCCTCGGCGGTTCTCACAAACGCTTTTTCGCCGAGGCGCCGCAAAAACCGTGACGGCGCAGTCTTACCTCTGGAACCTGAGTCTTGCAGTGAAAACTCGCGGACATTGTGGCAGAGGGGCCAAAGTCTGCGTTATGGCAACGCCTACCCGCTGGTATGGGGCGGTTTCCGAGGTAGTCGGACCAGGGAGCCGATGTCTTTTCCCGCTGAAGCGCAGCCGAAGGTCCAGCTGCGTCCCTTGTGTCGTTTGCGTCTTTTGGGTCCTGGTATCCTGTTTCTTTGCCGGTTTCCTTTTCACGGGCTCGCGTTTACAATAGCGCCAGCGGCGAAACCAAGAGGAGGGCTGCCATCATGCGCACAGACCATGGCCATCACACGCGCTCGGGGCAATGCAGCTGTTGTTCGATGTCCCGCCGGTGTTTTTTGGGCGCTGCGGCGGGGGCCGGTGTAGTGGCCCCGATGTTGGCGTCGGCGCAAGGGGCAAAAACTCCCCCTGAACTTGGCGAATACGTCGAGCTGGCGGCGCTCCGCCCCAAACCGGCGGTGCGGATTCTTGGCGCGGTGGTCCGCGCGACGCCGCCGTACTGGCTGGGGTGGCCGGGCACGGCTTACGACCTCGAAGGGCACCGGGAAGAGTACGAGCGCAGTTTTGGGGAAATCGCGAATCATGTGGGCGTCGGGTTCGAGATGACGAACCCGCCTCTCGAGAGCGACGATGCGGTCGCCGCGTTCGTCAACCGCATCCAGACCGAGCAACCCGACGCGGTGCTTGTGCACATCCAGCACTTGAGTTATTGGAAATGGGCTGACGCGATCGCGCAGGCGGGGTTACCTACGATCGTTTTCGCGCCTATCGGAATGTCGTTCACGGGGCATACGCTCGAGATTTCGCGCCGACCCAAGGTGCATGTGATCTCGTCGCTGTGCCTCGAACCGGTCGAGCAGGCCTTCCGCATGATTCGGGCCATGAAGCAGATGCAAGAGTCACGCATCCTAGTGGTGCGGGGAGAGGAGCGCAAGGAGACGGTATTGGAGCGCTTGGGCACCAAGGTGCGTTACGTGCCGCGCCCGGCAATGCATGAAATGTTCGAGGCCATGCCGGCCACGGACGAAGCCCGCGACATCGCGCGCGAAATGCAACGCGTGGCCGAAAAGACGGTCGAACCGTCCAGCGAGGATTGCGTGAATGCGGCCCGGTCGTTCCTGACCGCCAAACGCCTGGTCAAGGACGAAGCATCGAACGCCATCACCACGGACTGTCTGGGCATGGTGCAGTCGAAGGTCGTCCCGACGCCGCCGTGCATGGCCGCGACGATCTTCCAGGATCACGGCGTCACTTATGGCTGCGAGGCGGACCTGTTCGCGGCGGTTTCGTTGATGTTCGTGAGCTATCTGTTCGACAAGCCAGGATTCATGCAGGACCCCGTGGCCGAGACCTACAAGAACGTGTTGGTTGCCGCCCATTGCACCTGCGGCACAAAACTCAACGGTTTTACCGAGCCGCCCGAGCCGGTGATCTTGCGGTCCCACTCGGAATCGGACATTGGGGTGGCTACGCAGGTCTTGTGGAAGGAAGGCCAGCCGGTGACACTCGTGCGGTTCCAGGATCCGAATTCGCTGATTCTGGATACGGGCAAGGTCGTGGGCAACGTGCAGACGC comes from the Candidatus Hydrogenedentota bacterium genome and includes:
- the pilO gene encoding type 4a pilus biogenesis protein PilO, coding for MIDFLKGTVTPKDWAFVGVVLGLTFMLCAVFYLFLYQPELQRLDTTRNELANAQEELRKAQQLAADIGKLREKTAEIRELVSDFEERLPSEREIATLLTQFEDIADDVGGLDVEMRAQTPRPEGAKLTIPYRIAVRGSFHDIAEFINRLERFKRYLKISDLQIGKQEDGVSEAEFTLSTYTFVENGTGSAA
- the pilM gene encoding type IV pilus assembly protein PilM → MLFSKPSKAIGVDIGSHSVKAVQMTKSGGRLRVDQVGYGLVDRNQVNVDPIAAQAAALRDALLRMNLAQSLLVGSLPGQNVVIRYPHLADMPENQLTEAIENEAGQNIPYELSEVYLDWSLLEKISDNDETTLRVILVAAKHEVIESRIQVAKAAEVQYTVLGVDSLAIADAAECCDFLRVGESVALLNLGATTTSIHFIKDGLSNFIRDVSWGARELIQAIAKSRRCEYAEAEKILAAANLLAPPAPPTEREGVQAPAPDLGASSYLNPLEEELGDFGGRPSSSPVPPHGGIGRTDAPKDKDLREVLSSPLARLVTEIRRSFDYYEQQLYEKPVERLLLSGGVAQLPGLPEALAEELGLDNVEVADPTASALILRNDAAVAEMRKRPAQFVVAVGLAARGAAEL